The Longimicrobiales bacterium region AGTCGTCGGACACAGGACCTGAGAGGAGTGGCTGGAACTGTGACGTGGCACGGCGAAAGACGTCATGCCCAAAAATGGGAAAGCCTCCGTTGCGCGAGTCGGGTAGTCTTGCGGACTGCATACCACTCATGCTCTCGACGCGCTCGAGGCCATCGGCGCTCTGCGCGGCACCGAACGTTCCTGCACCGGCGGAGGCTGCCCCGAGGTTCTGACCTGCCATGACGGCGTCCAAGCCGTCGGAGGGATAGCCCATCGAGGCTAGACGAGCGCGAACCTCCGCTTCGGTCATTCCGGATTCAACCAGGCGCTGTCTAACCAGTTCTGGGTTCTCTCGCAGGAGCCGCTGCGCTTCGGCCGCGGAAGGCACCTGGGCGAGACCGTCACTCGGACGTAAAGCACCAAGGCCGATCGCCAGCATTATCAGGATTGCTCGAGTTCTAAGAGAGGATCTCAAGTGTGTCACCATGAAGAAATGTCGAGTGAGGCGTTACACCACGTTGGTTGGCAACTGATTGTTGCCGCTCAGTACGCACCTGTGCGAAAGGCTACCGCCGGTAGTGTCTACAAGAGAATGCGAAGATCAAGCCAGAAAGACCAGTTCTCGACGTATTCTCGGTCTAGCCCCACAACTTGCTCGAAGTCTACAATCGATCTCCGGCCACCGACCTGCCAGAGTTATGTCAATCGTGGTTTGACCGACAGCCGAATGAAATGATGATCATCGTAGTCATTAGTAGTCAGTCAGGTCCGATTCGAGTAACCGCTGTCGAACGAGTTCTGGGTCCTCTTGAAGCCGTCGGGGGGGGGGCTTCCGCCAGTGAAGGTGTTTGGGCCTGTCGCAGCCCGGCTGTGGTGGCAAAAATGCCAAGGCCCACGCCCAGGCTGACCTGCTGTAGCTATGTGCCAGGGGGGCTGCCGAGAGTGGTGCTTCGCCTGCTGCAACGACGTATCGCGAGCCACTACAAGAACTTCCGCGCCGAATGTACCGTTGGGTCGGTACTGTTACAGACAACAGGCCGCGTAGCTGCTGACCGTAGTTCGCACGCCCTCGATCTGAAGGCGATCTTTGTCCACCGCTTGGTGTACGCTCGTGGTCCCAAAGACTGACATGGAAGGCTGCGATCGACTCGCTCGCAGCCAATGACATCGTACATGCTAAAAACCGCACTTAAAACCTTCGTCGGCTCTCGCCACACGCGTGAGGCCAAGAAGCTTCAGCCCCTGATCGAGGAGATCAACTCGATCTACGAAGGACTCGCTTCCCTCTCCGACGATCAGCTCAAGGCGAAGACGGATGAGTTCCGCGGCTATATCACGGAGCGAACCACGGCCGTCAAGTCGCAGATCAATGAGTTGAAGGAGGAGAAGCGACACTCCGAGGACCCCTCTGAGCGCGAGCGGTTATCCCTTGAACTTGGCGGACTCGAGGATAAGCTGCTCGGCGAGATCGAAGAGTCGCTGGAGGATATCCTTCCGGAAGCGTTCGCGGTTGTAAAGGACACCTGTCGACGACTGGTGGGCACGGAGGTCACGGTCACAGGGCAGACGTTGACCTGGGACATGATTCCATATGATGTGCAGCTGATCGGTGGGATCTCGCTACACCGCGGGAAGGTTACGGAGATGGCGACGGGTGAAGGAAAGACACTCGTTGCTACGATGCCGCTCTACTTGAATGCGCTGACGGGCAGTGGCGCACATCTGGTCACGGTAAACACCTACCTTGCCCAACGAGATGCCGAGTGGATGGGTGCCGTGTTCGGCTTTCTGGGACTCACCGTCGCCGTGATCGACAAGTTTGATCCAGGTTCGCCGGAGCGCCAAGCGGCCTACGCAGCTGACATTACATATGGCACGAACAACGAGTTCGGGTTCGACTATTTGCGGGATAACATGGTGCATCAGCTCGCGCAGAAGGTTCAGCGTGAGTATTCGTACGCGATCATCGACGAGATCGACTCGATTCTGATCGATGAGGCGCGCACCCCTCTTATTATCTCCGGTCCGGTTGGGCGCGATACCTCGACACCGTTCAAGCAGTTCAATCCACTTGTAGCCGCGCTTTGCAAAAAGCAGCAGCGGCTGACCAGCGGGCTCGTAAGTGAGGCCGAGAAACATCTTGAGGCTGGGGAGGAGTTCGAGGCGGGGGAGAAGTTGCTGGCCGTTAAGCGCGGCGCTCCGCGGCAGCGACAGCTGACGAAGATGTTCGCGGACGATCCGTCTCTTCAGACCCTCGTGAACAAGGTCGAGGGCGACTACATGCGGGAGAAGCGCCTGCATGAGGTCGATGAGATGCTTTTCTTTGCGATGGACGAGAAGGGCCACAACGTCCACCTGTCCGACCGTGGTCTCGACGAGATGTCCCCGAACGATCCCGATGCGTTCACCGTCCCGGATCTTTCAGCAGAGATGGGCGAAATCGAAGTCTCCGAGACGCTCTCGCTAGACGACAAGCGCGCCCGTATTGAAGAGCTGGAAGCGGAGTACGCTGGCAAGAGCCAGAAAATCCACGTTATCCACCAGCTGCTCAAAGCGTACACGCTGTTCCACAAGGACGAGCGATACATCATCGGTGAAGATGGACAGGTCGTCATCGTCGACGAGTTCACTGGGCGACAGATGGCAGGTCGGCGTTGGAGCGATGGCCTGCACCAGGCGGTGGAAGCGAAGGAAGGCGTGGAGATCCAGGGCGAAACGCAGACGCTCGCGACGATCACCATCCAGAATTACTTCCGGATGTACGACAAGCTGTCCGGCATGACCGGAACTGCTGAGACGGAGGAGGGCGAGTTTCATCAGATCTACGCTCTGGATGTGATCGTGATTCCGACCAATCGGCCGATTACGAGAGAAGATCGGAACGACCTCATCTTCCGAACCAAGCGTGAGAAGTACGTCGCGATTATGGACGAGGTGGAGCGGCTTCAGCGCCTAGATCTGCCGGTCTTGGTAGGAACCACGAATGTTGATGTGTCTGAGACCCTCTCGCGCATGCTCAAGCGCCGAGGCATTAAGCACCAAGTCCTGAACGCCAAGCACCATAAGTCGGAATCGGAAATCGTACGGGACGCCGGCCAGCCGGGGGCGGTGACAGTCGCCACGAACATGGCCGGACGAGGCACGGATATTAAGCTCGGCTCCAGCGTCACTGAGGCTCGCTCCGTCGAGTGGCTCAATGAGCGAAGCATCGATGTCGATGACGTGCTGCCGGTCGACCCAGTTCGTGCTGAGAAACTCAAGTTGAAGAACGACGAGGACGTCCTCGAGTATGGCGGCCTTCAGATCATCGGGTCAGAGCGCCACGATTCTCGTCGTATCGATCGGCAGCTTCGAGGTCGGTCCGGTCGACAGGGTGACCCAGGCGCGTCGCAGTTCTATCTGTCGCTAGAAGACGACCTCATGCGTCTGTTCGGTTCGGAGCGCATCGCGGGCGTTATGGACAAGATGGGTGCCGAGGAAGGTGACGTGATCACGCACGGTCTCGTTACGAAGTCTATCGAGCGCGCCCAGATGCGGGTCGAAACTAACAACTTCGAGGCCCGTAAACGCCTCCTGGATTATGACGACGTCATGAACCAGCAGCGCGAGGTCATCTATGACCTACGGCTTTTCGCTCTGGAGGGTGGGGAAGACCTGAAGGGTGAAATCTGGGAGATGATCGAGCAGGCTGCCCGAGACGCGATTGATGAGTACGCGCCTCTCGAGCAGTCGTCCGAGCAGTGGGATCTCGCCGGACTGCGCCGCCGACTGATTATCGACTTGTTCATCGTCGTTGGTGAGTTGCCAGAAGAGAACGATGCCGAGCATGAGCATGAGCGCTACGAGATCGAAACCTGGGTACTCGATGGCCTAAGGAACTCCTTCCACAACAAGATTGAGTCACTCGGTGAGCACTCCGAGCAGGTCATGAGTTTCATTATGCTCAGTGTGATCGACGAGAAGTGGAAGGATCATTTGTATGATCTAGATCACCTGAAGGCATCGATCGGCTTCAGGGGTTGGGGACAGAAGGATCCGTTGGTCGAGTACAAGAAGGAGGCCTATGACATGTTTGTGGACCTCATGACGGATCTACGGAAGACGTTGGCTAGCTACTTCTTCCGTGCACAGTTTGGCGCGCCGCAGCAGCAGAGAAAGGCGCCCCAGCGGTTGAAGTATTCGG contains the following coding sequences:
- the secA gene encoding preprotein translocase subunit SecA; translated protein: MLKTALKTFVGSRHTREAKKLQPLIEEINSIYEGLASLSDDQLKAKTDEFRGYITERTTAVKSQINELKEEKRHSEDPSERERLSLELGGLEDKLLGEIEESLEDILPEAFAVVKDTCRRLVGTEVTVTGQTLTWDMIPYDVQLIGGISLHRGKVTEMATGEGKTLVATMPLYLNALTGSGAHLVTVNTYLAQRDAEWMGAVFGFLGLTVAVIDKFDPGSPERQAAYAADITYGTNNEFGFDYLRDNMVHQLAQKVQREYSYAIIDEIDSILIDEARTPLIISGPVGRDTSTPFKQFNPLVAALCKKQQRLTSGLVSEAEKHLEAGEEFEAGEKLLAVKRGAPRQRQLTKMFADDPSLQTLVNKVEGDYMREKRLHEVDEMLFFAMDEKGHNVHLSDRGLDEMSPNDPDAFTVPDLSAEMGEIEVSETLSLDDKRARIEELEAEYAGKSQKIHVIHQLLKAYTLFHKDERYIIGEDGQVVIVDEFTGRQMAGRRWSDGLHQAVEAKEGVEIQGETQTLATITIQNYFRMYDKLSGMTGTAETEEGEFHQIYALDVIVIPTNRPITREDRNDLIFRTKREKYVAIMDEVERLQRLDLPVLVGTTNVDVSETLSRMLKRRGIKHQVLNAKHHKSESEIVRDAGQPGAVTVATNMAGRGTDIKLGSSVTEARSVEWLNERSIDVDDVLPVDPVRAEKLKLKNDEDVLEYGGLQIIGSERHDSRRIDRQLRGRSGRQGDPGASQFYLSLEDDLMRLFGSERIAGVMDKMGAEEGDVITHGLVTKSIERAQMRVETNNFEARKRLLDYDDVMNQQREVIYDLRLFALEGGEDLKGEIWEMIEQAARDAIDEYAPLEQSSEQWDLAGLRRRLIIDLFIVVGELPEENDAEHEHERYEIETWVLDGLRNSFHNKIESLGEHSEQVMSFIMLSVIDEKWKDHLYDLDHLKASIGFRGWGQKDPLVEYKKEAYDMFVDLMTDLRKTLASYFFRAQFGAPQQQRKAPQRLKYSGSTDGGGASESPARQGASSQANVDGLGMSARASNGDVAGPGLTGLVTNSGKERSRTPVSAEDEPGRNDPCPCGSGKKFKKCHGRG